The segment TGTAATGTAAGCTTAAGTAGAAATAACcttaaaaagaaacaatttcaAGGGTAAAACATTAACGTAATCATATATAATGAAGTCTTAGAATACAATCATGCTAACAAAACTCTATGGTTTGGATGTCGGATGTACTCTGTTACAAAGATGGACATGTCACGCTAATCTAAAAGCAAATTACATGCATAAAAATGATGAGTCAAAATCAAGAATGAAAGAACAAATAACCGTCAAAATCAAGAATGAAAGAACAAATAACCGTCCAAGAGGTACTGCCTATATGCCGATATTTGCTGCATAGAGATGCTATGATCCGTGTCGAACATCATATTCTCAGGCAACCCCATCTGCGgcatggaatttgtgggatggGTGTTAAACATCATCGTATTCTTGGATACCGACATGTCTTGCATGGGAGGAACAGTCCCCATCTTCTGATATGAAGTTGAAGGATCAGGGTTATTCGTGAACATCCCATGAGCTGGATCATAATGAATTGGGTCCTGAAATTGAGTACTGTGGTGCAGGAGCTCACTGCTGGATGCCTTTCCACTTCCAAATTCTGGATATCCGTTATTCTCCatattcatcatcatcatcgggTTCAAATCAGATTCAACCACTCCACTACTTGTATCGGGAAAATCCAAATCATATAAGAACATTTCAATGCCTTGAAAGGCTTGCTCAGCTGTAGGCAAACCCGGGATATGAGAGGAGTTCACAGGAGTCTTACTCATCAAGCCCGCTTCTCCCTTCTTCAAATCAATCAGACTCATCACATGTTCAAGTTTCCTGTCCAATTGATCATTTATTTCCATCAGATTTTCATAGGAAAGCCCATCCAGTTCCAATCCAGTCTCAGAAGTCTGCCCTTTGGTTTCGCCATTTTTTTCCCGCAGCTTTTGCAGCTCAAGTTCGGCCTTCCTCTTTCTGCTTTCAAGAATGTCAGATAAATCCATCGTCCTCTTTCCATGGTCTTCCTTCATGTACTTGTTCACTATACGTTGAACTTCATAGTGATTTTCAGGCCAAACATCAGGCTGAGAAGAATAGGTGCCATTGCCATTCTGATCACAATACATGATCATACACGCTTCAACATCACATAGAGTTGACAACTCATGGAGCTTTTTCTTCAAGCCCTTTTGCCTATTTCGGAAAG is part of the Vitis riparia cultivar Riparia Gloire de Montpellier isolate 1030 chromosome 17, EGFV_Vit.rip_1.0, whole genome shotgun sequence genome and harbors:
- the LOC117905181 gene encoding MADS-box transcription factor 20-like, whose translation is MGRGKLKMELIANEKLRCRTFRNRQKGLKKKLHELSTLCDVEACMIMYCDQNGNGTYSSQPDVWPENHYEVQRIVNKYMKEDHGKRTMDLSDILESRKRKAELELQKLREKNGETKGQTSETGLELDGLSYENLMEINDQLDRKLEHVMSLIDLKKGEAGLMSKTPVNSSHIPGLPTAEQAFQGIEMFLYDLDFPDTSSGVVESDLNPMMMMNMENNGYPEFGSGKASSSELLHHSTQFQDPIHYDPAHGMFTNNPDPSTSYQKMGTVPPMQDMSVSKNTMMFNTHPTNSMPQMGLPENMMFDTDHSISMQQISAYRQYLLDGYLFFHS